The DNA sequence TTCGTGCAGAGGATTTCTTCCCTTCAAATTCACTGCTTCTGCATCCAGTGTGCATTCAGTCAAAAGTGTTCTCACTACCGATACGTGACCTTCTCTTACAGCTACATGCAATGCATTGTCTCCATCTGCATTTACTGCATCAAAGTTAATGTCGTTCTGCAAGAAAAGCAAATCTTGTTAcaaaatgatttgtaaaatacgaaaaaagtactttgtatttatttaaagaaatatatttatgcataaaaatttctttgcagAAATATATAAACCATTTTGTATTACCTGCAATAAAGCAGATGCAACTGCAGCATGACCTGCTTTTGCTGCGGCATGTAACGCAGTATTTCTGTTTGCGTCTGTATCATTAACGCGTGCATCAGCCAAAATTAAACTTCGAACCAACGTTTCATTTCCATTGATTGCAGCTAGATGTAAAGGTGGAGTTTGTGTGACATCGTGAACTCTGGAATTCACGTCTACCTACAAAATAACTGATTCAGTTACATGTATGTgtgttgtttaattttgtaaatatttcgcaAATAGATACAGCATAAGAAGCTGAAGAAAACatgtaatttcaaaaatgttcacCTGTATAGATAACAAGAACAAAATGCTTTCCATGTCATTTTTCTGAATGGCAGTATGCAAAAAATTTCTACCTTTGTTATCATACTGTTCGGCAGCTTTAGGAAGTCGTTCCAATATTGCTTGCGCCGCCTTATTGTTTCGAAATGTTAAAGCTGTTGCAAATGGTGTCAAACCTTTCTTAtctcgtttatttaaatctatacTAGGATGACAAagcaataaagaaataatttgtgaATGCTGGTTTTGTATGGCTACGTGTACTGGAGTTTTGCCTTCTGCATCTCGAGCATTCACATCGGCACCATGTTCAATAAGTGTCTGAACAACTTGTTCTAGTCCCCATTGACAGCATAAATGTAACGGGGTACATTCATCTCTTGCCTCATCACCTCCTCTACCATCTGAACCAGGTCTCCTTGGTGCATTTAAATCACAAccactaaaataaatattgtttaaaaaatataatataatttttaatatgaattgtGCATTTTAAACGTATTACATACCTTCTTATAAGAAATTGTGCAACATCTTCTTTGTTGTCATCGATTGCTCTgtgtaataatgtttgttgACAACCATCTGGGCCAGGACTCCAACAGTCAGTGTCAGCTCCATACTTAACTAAAATAGATGCTATATCTTCTTGATCCGAATCTAGTGCATCCCATAATGGGCATCCCACAGAAGTATCCGCACCTCTTTTACAAAGAGCCTCTACCACTTCACCCAGTCTACAATGTACAGAAAGTTGTAACGGGGTCTCTCCATTTGTAGTCCtaaggaaatataaaatcgttaaaatatatatgtcaATATAGAGcacaaatttaaattccattctctctaattttgtttaaagtatttacCGTGTATTCATGTCTGCaccattttctaataaaaagaTCGCAGTTGCTGAATCCTCTTTCAGTATTGCTTGATGCAATAATGTCAAACCTTCTTCGTTACATTGATTAATATTTGCTCCAGCTTTTATTAAAGCCAAAACAATATCTTTGCCTTTCTTAAGTGGAGCTTTAATAGCTAAGCTTAAAGGTGTTTCGTTtgcgttattttttaattgtaattgagaTTTTGCATTGGGAGCATTTAATAATTCGACTACCatatcgaaatataaattcgaaatAGCAAGATGTATCGGTGCATCTCCAGTTGACAAAGTAACTTCATTTATTGGAAAcccattttttaataaagctttagctaaatttttcaaaccaaCTTTACAAGCCTCGTGTAAAACTAAACATccatcattattttttttcattagattATCCTTGcaataatcaattaaaaatatcgctGCCTCTTCTTTGCATTCTCGGGTTAAAACATGTAGCAAAGTGTCTcctgtatttttgtatacaggATTGGGAGTTGCACCTTTAGATAAAAGTTTTGTAGCGAAAGATTCGTTGAATGGATCTATTTTCATTGCAAAACATAATGCAGTATCATTCTCATTAGTAGTTTTAtctaaatgtacattttgatattgaagcaatataTCAAAAAGAGCTTCGTTTTGTTCCCAGACACAGCTATGCAAAGCAGTCCTGCAAAATAGaaagtaataatagtaaagttattcaaaatttatgcTGTGAAATAAGA is a window from the Hylaeus volcanicus isolate JK05 chromosome 7, UHH_iyHylVolc1.0_haploid, whole genome shotgun sequence genome containing:
- the LOC128879378 gene encoding rabankyrin-5 isoform X1, translated to MEDSMEAQKWHQHLSLLREQYVNLYNANTELQREYAIATASKQESGFIGRLLITIASLYGQHRYSDVTIKLVNQEIPAHKFILSARTDFFSDSKLSEVTNLDWSNLESSVGLVLLKWIYTGKVSQENLTLDLMKAASNFQLVELVEQCETYLIGIVGLKDCVQLYAAAEELSTQKLKEHCSSLISAHWEDLTGEDFKEMPGSLLYKLLQTKSKYPLHAAIRLMREDVVFLYLVENNSGLPKAVNALDQKGEVPLEAALKTRQPSLARTLVEHGADLSAKDLRGLSLLHAAIFKGDSYSAEFIIEQLEKIGNTQQLCEAVKITGNAQDIENPEDLEGCTALHLVAKHNTKNMLAIGSQLLQAGIDPNLQNQKGWTALHSCVWEQNEALFDILLQYQNVHLDKTTNENDTALCFAMKIDPFNESFATKLLSKGATPNPVYKNTGDTLLHVLTRECKEEAAIFLIDYCKDNLMKKNNDGCLVLHEACKVGLKNLAKALLKNGFPINEVTLSTGDAPIHLAISNLYFDMVVELLNAPNAKSQLQLKNNANETPLSLAIKAPLKKGKDIVLALIKAGANINQCNEEGLTLLHQAILKEDSATAIFLLENGADMNTRTTNGETPLQLSVHCRLGEVVEALCKRGADTSVGCPLWDALDSDQEDIASILVKYGADTDCWSPGPDGCQQTLLHRAIDDNKEDVAQFLIRSGCDLNAPRRPGSDGRGGDEARDECTPLHLCCQWGLEQVVQTLIEHGADVNARDAEGKTPVHVAIQNQHSQIISLLLCHPSIDLNKRDKKGLTPFATALTFRNNKAAQAILERLPKAAEQYDNKGRNFLHTAIQKNDMESILFLLSIQVDVNSRVHDVTQTPPLHLAAINGNETLVRSLILADARVNDTDANRNTALHAAAKAGHAAVASALLQNDINFDAVNADGDNALHVAVREGHVSVVRTLLTECTLDAEAVNLKGRNPLHELARCGKDNAATICELFLECMSQYPVNNADLDGNTPLLIAYMKGNGQLCRTLVKAGACLGSMNKEGITIFNYQVATKQLLYRLLDSLTQEAPWADKDLCLECGTKFSLTMRKHHCRHCGRILCNKCSGQDVPIVKFGLNKPVRVCAVCFDVLQVGAE
- the LOC128879378 gene encoding rabankyrin-5 isoform X2, which codes for MPGSLLYKLLQTKSKYPLHAAIRLMREDVVFLYLVENNSGLPKAVNALDQKGEVPLEAALKTRQPSLARTLVEHGADLSAKDLRGLSLLHAAIFKGDSYSAEFIIEQLEKIGNTQQLCEAVKITGNAQDIENPEDLEGCTALHLVAKHNTKNMLAIGSQLLQAGIDPNLQNQKGWTALHSCVWEQNEALFDILLQYQNVHLDKTTNENDTALCFAMKIDPFNESFATKLLSKGATPNPVYKNTGDTLLHVLTRECKEEAAIFLIDYCKDNLMKKNNDGCLVLHEACKVGLKNLAKALLKNGFPINEVTLSTGDAPIHLAISNLYFDMVVELLNAPNAKSQLQLKNNANETPLSLAIKAPLKKGKDIVLALIKAGANINQCNEEGLTLLHQAILKEDSATAIFLLENGADMNTRTTNGETPLQLSVHCRLGEVVEALCKRGADTSVGCPLWDALDSDQEDIASILVKYGADTDCWSPGPDGCQQTLLHRAIDDNKEDVAQFLIRSGCDLNAPRRPGSDGRGGDEARDECTPLHLCCQWGLEQVVQTLIEHGADVNARDAEGKTPVHVAIQNQHSQIISLLLCHPSIDLNKRDKKGLTPFATALTFRNNKAAQAILERLPKAAEQYDNKGRNFLHTAIQKNDMESILFLLSIQVDVNSRVHDVTQTPPLHLAAINGNETLVRSLILADARVNDTDANRNTALHAAAKAGHAAVASALLQNDINFDAVNADGDNALHVAVREGHVSVVRTLLTECTLDAEAVNLKGRNPLHELARCGKDNAATICELFLECMSQYPVNNADLDGNTPLLIAYMKGNGQLCRTLVKAGACLGSMNKEGITIFNYQVATKQLLYRLLDSLTQEAPWADKDLCLECGTKFSLTMRKHHCRHCGRILCNKCSGQDVPIVKFGLNKPVRVCAVCFDVLQVGAE